One stretch of Armigeres subalbatus isolate Guangzhou_Male chromosome 2, GZ_Asu_2, whole genome shotgun sequence DNA includes these proteins:
- the LOC134210381 gene encoding uncharacterized protein K02A2.6-like, with amino-acid sequence MMNYDFEIKHVSTNDFGCADVLSRLIDKTIQPEEEYVIAALTLEEDLSSILSDATENVPVSFAALKEATSTNATLQTVIKYIRDGWPDCSKNLPTAVQPYYNRRESLSIIDGCVMFGDRVIVPEIFRRRILRQFHRGHSGMVRMKAISRSFVYWPGIDNDIEDYNRGRFLPNPGQGFISITQDL; translated from the exons ATGATGAACTACGACTTCGAGATTAAACACGTATCCACGAACGACTTTGGTTGTGCAGATGTGCTATCCCGGCTGATCGATAAAACCATCCAACCAGAAGAAGAATATGTCATCGCAGCGCTCACCCTCGAGGAAGATTTGTCAAGCATTCTTTCCGATGCAACGGAAAACGTTCCCGTCTCATTTGCAGCATTGAAGGAAGCAACATCAACAAATGCCACGCTTCAAACTGTTATCAAGTACATTCGTGACGGATGGCCCGACTGCTCCAAGAATCTCCCCACTGCTGTTCAACCATATTACAACAGACGAGAATCACTCAGCATAATCGACGGTTGTGTAATGTTTGGCGATAGGGTCATTGTTCCTGAGATATTCCGACGAAGAATCCTGCGACAGTTCCACCGAGGTCATTCCGGAATGGTACGTATGAAAGCAATATCGAGGAGCTTCGTATACTGGCCCGGTATTGACAACGACATCGAGGACTAC AATCGTGGCCGATTCCTGCCAAACCCTGGTCAAGGATTCATATCGATTACGCAGGACCTGTAG
- the LOC134210382 gene encoding LOW QUALITY PROTEIN: uncharacterized protein K02A2.6-like (The sequence of the model RefSeq protein was modified relative to this genomic sequence to represent the inferred CDS: inserted 2 bases in 2 codons), translating into MADLQQAILQMAELLQKLAQPTPAPSNPEQTIEALATNISEFSFDPENGITFEKWYSRYEDLFDSDARNLDDAAKVRLLLRKLDTPAHTRYVNFILPKLSKDLNFADTIKTLKKIFEAQMSIFSKRYQCLQLVKTEAEDIINYAGKVNRACEDFDFKNMKIDQFKCLMFVCGLKGHDYADIRARLLSRIENEVAGTPVTLQTLIDDYQRLVNLQADTSMIERPSFSKSTVHALQEKNDRGIHRQKQPSKPESKTPRTPCWQCGQMHYRVIAAAFPSKISETGRGEKSSFKSSKSTRKAKSRGVYVVNHIAQHSNKRKYVPTFINGVATKLQLDTASDITVISKQTWNYLGRPAIKKPTIQAMNASGKPLKLMGEFQCEICINDRSTQGRCFVTSTANLNLMGIDWIELFGLWSIPIDSVCNQIKMKSLDQQVREFRAKHSEVFSKSLGHCKKLKVKLYLKSNSKPVFCPKRPVPFNTVPLVDAELTRLQSLGIIQPVDFSEWAAPIVAVRKPXGRVRICADYSTGLNEALKPXHYPLPTPEEIFAQLNGSTIFSIVDLSDAYLQLEVDDDSKKLLTINTHRGLFQFNRLAPGVKSAPGAFQRLVDAMIANIPGVRSFIDDVIVFSKDMESHLASLNQLFQRLKKYGFHVKAEKCSFFQSQLGYLGHIVDKQGIHPDPEKVKTITTIPPPTNISELRSYLGAVNFYGRFVRNLQALRHPMDQLLKKETKWRWTPECQRAFDQFKTILQSNLLLTHYDPKLPIIVAADASSSGIGAVIFHQFPDGAMKAIQHASRTLAPAE; encoded by the exons ATGGCAGATCTTCAGCAAGCAATCCTTCAAATGGCGGAGCTCCTGCAGAAGCTAGCGCAGCCGACACCAGCACCTAGCAACCCGGAGCAAACAATCGAAGCCTTAGCAACGAACATTAGTGAATTTTCATTCGACCCGGAAAACGGAATAACCTTCGAGAAGTGGTACAGCCGTTACGAGGACCTTTTCGATTCCGACGCCAGGAACTTGGACGATGCCGCCAAGGTCCGACTGCTGCTGCGAAAGTTGGATACACCGGCACATACCCGGTACGTCAACTTTATCCTGCCAAAGCTGTCAAAAGACTTGAATTTTGCCGACACTATCAAAACCCTCAAGAAAATTTTCGAAGCGCAAATGTCCATATTCAGCAAACGGTACCAGTGTCTGCAGCTAGTAAAAACGGAAGCAGAGGACATAATCAATTACGCTGGCAAAGTCAACCGTGCTTGTGAGGATTTTGACTTCAAAAACATGAAAATTGATCAATTCAAATGCCTGATGTTTGTCTGTGGTCTCAAAGGTCATGACTACGCGGACATTAGAGCAAGACTACTCTCCAGAATCGAAAACGAAGTAGCAGGGACACCCGTCACTCTTCAAACCCTGATCGACGACTATCAACGGCTCGTCAATCTTCAAGCGGACACTTCCATGATCGAGCGTCCATCATTCTCGAAATCAACGGTGCACGCACTTCAAGAAAAGAATGACAGAGGAATCCATCGTCAGAAACAGCCATCGAAGCCGGAAAGTAAAACTCCCCGCACCCCTTGTTGGCAATGTGGACAAATGCACTAT AGGGTTATTGCAGCTGCTTTTCCAAGCAAAATCAGTGAAACCGGAAGAGGAGAAAAGTCATCATTCAAATCCAGCAAATCCACCAGAAAAGCAAAATCCCGAGGCGTATATGTTGTGAACCACATCGCTCAACATTCAAACAAGCGAAAGTACGTGCCCACATTCATTAATGGCGTAGCAACCAAGCTACAATTGGATACAGCGAGCGACATCACGGTGATCTCGAAACAAACGTGGAACTACTTGGGAAGACCTGCAATCAAGAAACCAACTATTCAAGCCATGAACGCATCAGGCAAGCCGCTCAAGCTCATGGGCGAATTCCAGTGCGAAATATGCATCAACGACAGAAGCACCCAAGGACGCTGTTTTGTAACATCTACTGCCAACCTCAACCTCATGGGCATCGACTGGATAGAATTGTTCGGACTATGGTCAATTCCCATCGACTCGGTCTGCAATCAAATCAAGATGAAGTCGCTCGATCAGCAAGTTCGTGAGTTCCGAGCAAAGCACTCAGAAGTATTCAGTAAATCTCTAGGACATTGTAAGAAGTTGAAGGTAAAACTCTATCTGAAATCAAATTCCAAACCAGTATTCTGTCCAAAACGACCGGTTCCATTCAACACTGTACCATTGGTTGATGCCGAACTCACACGGCTACAATCATTGGGCATCATTCAGCCGGTCGATTTCTCTGAATGGGCTGCTCCTATCGTGGCGGTACGCAAAC ACGGCCGAGTCCGCATCTGCGCGGACTACTCGACTGGACTCAATGAAGCGCTGAAGC ATCATTATCCGCTTCCAACTCCGGAGGAAATTTTCGCTCAACTCAACGGCAGCACCATCTTCAGTATCGTCGACCTTTCAGACGCTTACCTGCAACTCGAGGTAGATGATGATTCCAAGAAGTTACTCACGATTAACACCCATCGTGGCTTGTTCCAGTTCAATCGCCTAGCACCAGGGGTAAAATCAGCGCCAGGAGCTTTCCAACGTCTGGTAGATGCAATGATTGCCAACATACCAGGAGTCCGTTCATTTATCGACGATGTTATCGTATTCTCAAAGGACATGGAGTCACATTTGGCATCACTCAACCAACTGTTCCAGCGGTTAAAGAAGTATGGGTTCCATGTCAAAGCTGAGAAATGTAGTTTTTTTCAATCACAACTCGGCTACTTGGGACACATCGTGGACAAGCAAGGCATCCATCCTGATCCCGAAAAGGTAAAAACAATCACTACAATTCCACCACCAACCAACATCTCCGAGCTCCGGTCGTACCTGGGTGCAGTCAACTTTTATGGAAGATTCGTGCGCAACTTACAAGCATTGCGCCATCCGATGGACCAGCTCTTGAAGAAAGAAACAAAATGGCGGTGGACCCCAGAATGCCAGAGGGCTTTTGACCAGTTCAAGACAATTCTCCAATCAAATTTACTTCTGACGCATTACGATCCCAAACTACCGATTATTGTGGCAGCAGACGCATCCAGCAGTGGAATTGGTGCAGTCATATTCCACCAATTCCCTGATGGTGCCATGAAGGCCATACAGCACGCATCCAGAACACTTGCTCCAGCAGAATGA